Part of the Paenarthrobacter sp. JL.01a genome is shown below.
GGCCCCGCATGGACGGAAAGCAAGGCCTCGCGATCAGTGACTTCTTCGATTTCTCCATCTACGTCGATGCCAAGACCTCGTACATCGAGGAATGGTACGTGGACCGCTTCCGCAAGCTGCGCAGCACCGCCTTTGCCCAGCCCGAGTCCTACTTCCACCGGTACGCCACGTTGTCCGACGAAGACGCCGAATCCACGGCCCGGGGCATCTGGAAGCGCATCAACGAGCCCAACCTGAAGGAAAACGTCCTGCCGACGCGTGGGCGGGCACAGCTGGTGCTCACCAAGGATGCGGACCACTCCATCCGGCGCATGCTGTTAAGGAAGGTCTAGTTGCGCACCGAAAACACTCCGCTGCCCAGCCGTCGGGCTTTTGCCGGGCTGCTCACGGCCGGAGCCGGGCTTGCTGCCCTGACCGCCTGCACTCCACAGAATGGCACGCCCTCCCCCGCCGGGGCTACGGTGCCGGTCCAGGCCGACGCCACGCCGTCAGCGGCCGCCTCCAGCACCGCTGCCGCACCCACCACCGAGCCGACAGCCACTGCGGAGCCCACGGTGGCTACCCCAAGTCCGGCTCCTTCGAGCACCCTCAAGACCCAGTACTCATTGACCGATCCCACCAGCCCCTGGGTCGTCGTCAACAAGCACAGGCCCCTGAACCCGCAGAACTTTGTGCCCGCAGATTTGGTGCAGCCGGCCATACGGCTCGCCGTCAGCGGGGAAGCCGCGTTGCTGAACAGCACGACGGCGGCTGCCGCGGAAAAGATGTTCGGCGCGGCGGCTTCGGAGGGCGTCATCATGACGCTGGCTTCGGGCTACCGTTCCTATACCACCCAGGTGTCCACGTACAACGGATATGTCGCCAGCTCCGGTCAGGCCGGGGCCGACCATGCTTCGGCACGCCCGGGCCATTCGGAGCACCAAACGGGTTGGGCTTTCGATATCGGCGACGGCGGTGGAGCCTGCAGCTTCCAGCCGTGCTTCGCCGAGCAACCGGCAGCGGTTTGGGCCAAGGCCAATGCGCACAAGTACGGATTCGTCGTGCGGTACCCGTGGATGTTCCACGAAACCACGGGCTACTTCTACGAGTCCTGGCACCTGCGGTACATCGGAGTCGATGCCGCGGTGGACATGGCCACACGCGGCATCGCGACTCTCGAAGAATACTTCGGGCTTGAGGCAGCGCCTGACTACCTCTAGCTCTACCTAGACGGCCATCTCGCTGGTGGCGCCGAGGCGCTCCTTGACCACGGCTGCCAGCTCAGTGCAAATGCGTTCGGCGGTTTCCATGTCTGCCGCTTCCACCATCACGCGGACCAGCGCCTCCGTACCCGAGGGACGGAGCAGCACGCGGCCGGTTTCGCCGAGTTCCAGCTCGGCTGCGGCCACAGCCGCGGCCACGCCTTCGTCGGTGGCGGCGCGGGCCTTGTCGACGCCCTTGACGTTGATCATGAGCTGCGGGAGCTTGGTCATCACGCCGGCAAGCTCCTGGAGGGAGCGTCCTGTGAGGGCCACCTGCGCGGCAAGCTGCAGACCGGTCAGGACGCCGTCGCCTGTGGTTGCATAGTCGGAGAAGATCACGTGGCCGGACTGTTCGCCGCCCAGGTTGTAACCGCCGTCGCGCATTTCCTCCAGTACGTAGCGGTCACCCACACCGGTTTCGCGGATGGTGATGCCGGCATCGCGGAGGGCGATCTTGAGGCCAAGGTTGCTCATGACCGTGGCAACCAGGATGTCGTCCTTGAGCTTTCCGGCCTTCTTGAGGGCCAGGGCCAGGATCGCCATGATCTGGTCGCCGTCCACTTCGTTGCCTTCGTGGTCGACCGCAAGGCAGCGGTCAGCATCGCCGTCGTGCGCTACGCCGAGGTCGGCGCCATGCTTGACGACGGCTTCCTTCAGCGGACCCAGGTGCGTTGAACCCACGCCTTCGTTGATGTTCAGGCCATCGGGCTCGGCACCGATCACCACGACGTCCGCGCCGGCGTCCTTGAACACCTGGGGCGAGCAACCACTCGCGGCGCCGTGGGCGCAGTCGACCACGACTTTCAAACCGTCCAGGCGCTTCGGGAGCGTGCCGAGCAGGTGGACGATGTAGCGGTCCTCGGCGTCGGAGAAGCGCTGGATGCGTCCGACGTCGGCGCCCACGGGCCGCTGCGGCTCTTTGCCCAGCTGTGCCTCAATGGCGTCCTCGACGTCGTCAGGCAGCTTCTGGCCGCCCCGTGCGAAGAACTTGATTCCGTTGTCCGGCGCAGGATTGTGGGAGGCGGACAGCATGACGCCGAAGTCGGCGTCGAGGTCTGCCACCAGGTAAGCCGCGGCCGGGGTGGGGAGAACACCGGCGTCGTAGACGTCGATACCGGAGCTGGAAAGCCCGGCCTCCACGGCGGCGGCGAGGAATTCACCGCTGGCCCTGGGGTCCCTGGCGACTACCGCCCGGGGCCGTTTTCCGTCCGTCGCGCGGTCATGGCCGAGTACGACGGCGGCCGCCTGCGCGAGCTGCATAGCCAGTTCGGCGGTGAGTAATCCGTTCGCGAGACCGCGCACGCCATCTGTTCCAAATAATCTAGACATCGGGTCAAGTTTAGACGACGCCACGGCAGCAGCTGTTCATCGGGGCTTGGGAGCGTCCCCTCCCGACCCACCTTTGCGGCGTGCTTAAACGGCGGAAGCCCGCCCCACCGAAAGGATGGAACGGGCCTCCGATACCCCTGACGTGGGGCGAAGCGAATTAACGCTTGGAGTACTGCTGGGCCTTGCGTGCCTTCTTGAGACCGGCCTTCTTACGCTCGATGACGCGGGCGTCGCGAGTCAGGAAGCCAGCCTTCTTGAGGGTGGCGCGGTTGTTCTCGACGTCGATCTCGTTCAGCGAACGGGCGATGCCGAGGCGCAGTGCACCAGCCTGGCCGGAGGGGCCACCACCGTGGATCCGGGCGATGACGTCGTAAGCACCTTCGAGGTCAAGAACGCGGAACGGTTCGTTGACATCCTGCTGGTGCAGCTTGTTCGGGAAGTAGTTGGCCAGCTCGCGGCCGTTGATGATCCACTTGCCGGAACCCGGAACAACGCGAACGCGTGCAACGGCTTCCTTGCGGCGGCCAACAGCTGCACCGGCGACGGTCAGTGCCGGGCGCTCCTTCTTGGGAGCATCTTCAGCAGCGGCGCTGCTTTCAGAGGTGTAGCTGGTGAGGTTTTCCTCAGCCTCGACGGCTTCGGCGGTCAGTTCTTCGTTCTGAGCCACGGTTCTCCTTGTAATGAAAAGTTGGTTGGTGGCCAGGACTACTGGGCGACCTGGGTGATTTCGAAAGTCTTCGGCTGCTGTGCAGCGTGGGGGTGCTCGGAGCCTGCGTAGACCTTGAGCTTGCCCAGCTGCTGAGCTGCCAGGGAGTTCTTGGGGAGCATGCCCTTGATGGCCTTCTCAACAGCGCGAACCGGGTTGGATTCCAGCAGCTCGGCGTAGTTGACGGAGGTCAGGCCGCCCGGGTAACCGGAGTGGCGGTATGCGCGCTTCTGCTCCAGCTTGGCGCCGGTGAGGGCAACCTTTTCAGCGTTGATGATGATGACGAAGTCGCCCATGTCCATGTGGGACGCATAGGTCGGCTTGTGCTTTCCGCGCAGCAGTGTTGCGGTCTGGCTGGCAAGACGACCAAGGACAACGTCGGTGGCGTCAATGACGTGCCACTGGCGGTTGATATCGCCGGGCTTCGGGGTGTACGTACGCACGGTTTTGCCTCGTTCTTGTTCTGGCGTTCATGTTTTAGGCGACACGCAGTGAGTCGTGTACCTACTATGTATGCGCTACCGGAGCAGAGGTGAGGGCTCTATGTACCAGTCATCCCAAGATCTCGAAATGCCTCCGGAGTTAGCGATCCTGCAACTGGATCCCCCTGAAGGCATGTGTCATCGAGATAGGACACGCACAACGACTCTAAACAATACCGGTAACGGGGCGCCCGGGTCAAAATGGGGTTAGACCGCCCGGGGGTACCTGTGTTAATGAGGGAGAGCACGTGACTGACGGACTTGCCATGCCACTCCTGCTGGCGCTTGCAGGCCTCCTGCTCAGCCCGTTGTGCG
Proteins encoded:
- a CDS encoding D-alanyl-D-alanine carboxypeptidase family protein, translating into MRTENTPLPSRRAFAGLLTAGAGLAALTACTPQNGTPSPAGATVPVQADATPSAAASSTAAAPTTEPTATAEPTVATPSPAPSSTLKTQYSLTDPTSPWVVVNKHRPLNPQNFVPADLVQPAIRLAVSGEAALLNSTTAAAAEKMFGAAASEGVIMTLASGYRSYTTQVSTYNGYVASSGQAGADHASARPGHSEHQTGWAFDIGDGGGACSFQPCFAEQPAAVWAKANAHKYGFVVRYPWMFHETTGYFYESWHLRYIGVDAAVDMATRGIATLEEYFGLEAAPDYL
- the glmM gene encoding phosphoglucosamine mutase, whose protein sequence is MSRLFGTDGVRGLANGLLTAELAMQLAQAAAVVLGHDRATDGKRPRAVVARDPRASGEFLAAAVEAGLSSSGIDVYDAGVLPTPAAAYLVADLDADFGVMLSASHNPAPDNGIKFFARGGQKLPDDVEDAIEAQLGKEPQRPVGADVGRIQRFSDAEDRYIVHLLGTLPKRLDGLKVVVDCAHGAASGCSPQVFKDAGADVVVIGAEPDGLNINEGVGSTHLGPLKEAVVKHGADLGVAHDGDADRCLAVDHEGNEVDGDQIMAILALALKKAGKLKDDILVATVMSNLGLKIALRDAGITIRETGVGDRYVLEEMRDGGYNLGGEQSGHVIFSDYATTGDGVLTGLQLAAQVALTGRSLQELAGVMTKLPQLMINVKGVDKARAATDEGVAAAVAAAELELGETGRVLLRPSGTEALVRVMVEAADMETAERICTELAAVVKERLGATSEMAV
- the rpsI gene encoding 30S ribosomal protein S9, translated to MAQNEELTAEAVEAEENLTSYTSESSAAAEDAPKKERPALTVAGAAVGRRKEAVARVRVVPGSGKWIINGRELANYFPNKLHQQDVNEPFRVLDLEGAYDVIARIHGGGPSGQAGALRLGIARSLNEIDVENNRATLKKAGFLTRDARVIERKKAGLKKARKAQQYSKR
- the rplM gene encoding 50S ribosomal protein L13 is translated as MRTYTPKPGDINRQWHVIDATDVVLGRLASQTATLLRGKHKPTYASHMDMGDFVIIINAEKVALTGAKLEQKRAYRHSGYPGGLTSVNYAELLESNPVRAVEKAIKGMLPKNSLAAQQLGKLKVYAGSEHPHAAQQPKTFEITQVAQ